The Peromyscus eremicus chromosome 2, PerEre_H2_v1, whole genome shotgun sequence genome includes the window atccctctgctgcctagctattggccattcagctttttattagaccaagcaGGTGCCCTTAagcaggcaaagtaaaacagcaacacatcttcacatagttaaacaaatgcagcataaacaaatgtaacacacctttacatagttaaaataatattctgcaacactggGTATTGTTCATCATGCACTGCCCCCCTTgcgttttgagatagggtctctcattggcctgggactcaccagGTACACTAGTGAGACTggcctatgagccagaggtgtagctagagttttcctgcctggcccacagtcaggacaaatctttctcacctgccagtcccacagcagctcagacccaaccaagtaaacacagagacttatattggttacaaactgtatggccgtggcaggctcttgctaactgttcttacagcttaaattaatccatttctataaatctataccttgccacatggctcgtggcttactggcatcttcatatgctgcttgtcctggtggcggctggcagtgtctctttcactcagccttccacttcccagctttattctcctccttgtcccccctatacttcctgcctagccactggccaatcagtgatttatttattgaccaatcagcaacacacttgacatacagaccatcccacagcacagaggctTACCTGTTTCACCCTCCCTTAGTGCTAGCCATCACACCTAGCTTTTTTATGTAGTTTCTaaggattaaacccaggtcctcatgggcaggtgagatgattcagtgagtaaaggcatgtgctattaaTCCGGACTATCTGAGTCCCCAGGACTGACATGTGGAAGGAAAATAACCAACTTctacagctgtcctctgacttacacatgcACTATAGGGACATGCATCCCTACCCCTGAGAAGTAAACTAAggtcttcaaaaaagaaaaagtaagttgGTTGGTAGGTGTATAAGAATTCATTACTCTATTTCCTCtacttttttcttgattattttacttctggagacagtctcatgtagcccagtctggcctgaaacttacctgtatagccaagaatgacttgcacttctgatcttcctgtctccatctcccaaatgtTGTCATtagagtgcaccaccacacttctgatcttcctgtctccatctcccaaacgTTGTCATTAGAGTGCACCCCCATACCTTGCTTTACTTAACCGTCCTGGCCTCATGCATGTCAGGTGTGCACTCTGCCTTGcacctgagctacattcccagtctcctattttgatattgttttaagatttttttaagatttttttttaaaggctgaaaagatggctcagtgattaagaacacttccTGCCTTTTCAGAGGGCCacggatcagttcccagcacccatataggacagctcacaaccaccgtATCTCCAGTTATTCTAGCCACCAGgccacctgcatacacatgttgcacatacatacagtcacatatgtgtacacatgtatacatataaaataattttacttttgccaggcagtggtggcacacgcctttaatcccagcactcgggaggcagagaaacaggcagatctctgtgagttcaaggccagccttgtctacaaagtgagttctagaacagccagggctgttacacagagaaccctgtctcaaaacaaatttgtttgtttgtttttgagacagggtttttctgtgtagttttggtgactgtcctggatctcgctctgtaaaccaagctggccttgaactcacagagatccacctagctctgcctcccgagttctgggattaaaggtgtgtgccaccatcacccagctcaaaacaaaattttcctttattctttttacttatgtgtaggtgtgtgtgcttGTACTAGGGTCTGTGAATGTAAGTGTACTTGAGTgcaggcatctgatcccctggagctggagttacaggtgattatgaaCTGCTGGatgtgctaagaaccaaacttgggtcctgtggaagagcagcaagtgctcttaaccactgagccagctctttaAAAGAGAGAATAGCTGgaaagtggtggcgcacgcctttaatcccagcactcatgagtcataggcaggctgatctctgtgaatttgaggccagcctggtctacagagcaagttccaggatagccagagctacacagagaaactctgtctcaaaaaaacaaaaaaacaaaaaaaacccagagaaagagagtaaactaaaagaaaataatggaacACCATTACTACTTCGAATACGACTTGGAAAactaggcatggtagtacacacatGGAATCCTAgtctcaggagtctgaggcaggaggatccttgagttccaggctaatctGGACTACAACGTGAGACcctgtttgggttttatttatttttgtgatgcCAGGTATAGTGGTGTAGGCctatgatcccagtacttggaagatggaggcaagATCAGGAGTTTAGGGTAAGCCTTAGCTATacagtgagttgaaggccagtctgggctatgtgagactctgCTCAACAAAAaaaggggagtggggggaggtggggaatGGAAGACACATAAGCATTTGTCTTATCATTCTGGTATGAACTTTATTTCAGGGCAACTAAATGTTCATATTAAGTTTTTATGTACAGATTTAGagctaataaataaaaatgtactaaTAGTGCCGGAAAAATCATAGTTTTTTAATCCCAGTGAATCTCAGTGGATGGTAAAATAACTTGGTAAAAAGTTGGTGGGAAAGTTTGCGGTGCAGGAATCAGGGTATCACCATCTGAAACTGGAAGAAGTGTGGGGCCTGACatgggcagggaggaggaaagCTGTCCAACCAGGAATATCTGTGCTCTGTGGAATTAGTGAAAAATAGGTCTTATATTGTGTTAAGTCACTGAAATATGAGAGCAAGTCATGATAGAAGTTAGTTTACTATCAAAgtataccatatatacatattaaaacatGTAAAAGCCCagaatcatacacatacacacatgcacaaacacatactcatatatatttaaagatacgTTTTCAAACATATATTGACACATTTGAGTGTATGCCTATGCCCAAGAGAAGACTGAGATGAGGAATCaggaagtaaaaaaaagaaaaaaactggatCTAGTATCAACAATAATTAATCactaaggaataaaaaaaaacatttttaaaaggagacgtacgtgtgtgtgtgtgtatgtgtgtgtgtgtgtgtgtgtgtgtgtgtgtgtgtgtgtgtgtctgcacttcCCAGGGAGAGCCTGGGTTAGTCTGCTAGGAGTGTAATTACCTCTGCCTGGAGAAGAAGGAGCACACAGTGGTACTGGAAAGGAGAAATTGTCAGGGAGCCAGCCTGCAGAAACCCTCCACCTTGGTCACAAGACTACAGGCTTTAAAAAGCCTGAGGATTTTCACCCAAGTCTGACTCCTtttctgaggctggcctcaaacctgcaaCCTGCCTGCCCCAGCCCCCTGAGAGCTAGGATTGCCAGCATGTGCCAGCATGCCCAGCCTAACTGGTTTTTAAGCCACTAGAGTTTGTGGTAATCCATTACATCAGCAACAGCAAACCAATACACTGCCTGATCTCCTAGGAGAATATGAAAAGAGTGACTGAGGGGGTGAAGTGGGGAGCCATGGATTTCATGAAAGGCCTTACGATCACACTGGCTTTCATCTATACCATAGCTTATTTGTTACTTATCTGAAATTAGCAATTTTCTATCCAACAATATGTTAGTAACAATGGGTTGTTTATAGGATTaagaaacaatgttttaaaatgcttaagTATAAACCaggttaattttctttttatacattACATTTCCTTGTGGGCTTATACACATTCATTATCTCTGAATGTGTGTAATTGAATACTCAGCATGTACCGGGCACCATACCCACAATGAGCTTGTGTTCACTGTAACCCCAAATATTTCTAACGGAAACTGCCACTCAGCTTCCATTCAGCCTAAGGTTCAGcctcaccaccactaccaccaccactaccacctcccTCCAAATACACACCGAACACCTGACCTCTCCCATGGTCTCATGTCACCTGGACAGATGGATTCAGTCTGGCCAGACCCATCTTCCTCTCCCAGGTCCTGTTTCCCCAGCTACCATCTTTCCATTAGTGAGTTCTGAGAAAAGCCCCAGCACCCTCGGAGAGCAGTGTGCTTCCTCTGCTCAGACTCTCATCCTCCTTGTCTCTGCATCTCTCAGCTCTCCCCAGTTCTCTGAGCTCCCAAACAGTTCCTCCCTATAATCATAAAAGTCCACACTCACAGGACAGCCGAGCCTCCCCCACGCAGCCTATAGGCCTGTAGGAAGAACAAGGGATACATTTTCTATGGCTCTAGAACTCCTCGGATGATGAAATGGGGTCTAAAGGTATTAAGACAGGATAcccaaagccaagtgtggtggctcacacttgcaattccagcactcaggaggctgaggcagaaggattgctcacatgttccaggccagctatgtagctaaagatgactttgaactccacctgtcaagtgctgggattacaggccaggtgtgtgccatcatacccagGTAGGTCTCAAGTCTTACGATGAGGAAAATAGTTTTCAATTCCTTTGCATTGGCGTATTGACTGGGCAGTGTGACTAAGATGGAACTGTGGGATTGCAGAGAGGCAGTAGGTTCTCTAACATAGCCATTGCTACAGTTTCACAACAGGTAGAACTGGGCAAACCTGTGCCATCTCTCAGCCTAATCCTCTGTGCAATGGTGGGGCGGGGAGGGCTGATCTGAAAGGCTACGCTGAATTACGTTTAAACTTGGAGATTTCACCCAGCAACTCCAGCAATGTTGCATAATGGCCACAAGGGGGCAGGCAACCTCTTCAGCCCCTATGTTTATAGCTGATGAACTGTaactcagaaaaggaatacaacAGCTTCAAAGAGGAAAAGTGGCCAGGAGTCCAAGGAACACTACAGATGGCTCAGAGTGTGGACTGGGACAGGGCATCTGaaattccagtctgaggaaaagaAAGCAGGAGTCCCGGAGCTATGGGGTACAATATGGAGAGGTCTGAGTCCAGAGCTGTGGGGTACAGTAAGGAGAGGTCTGAGTCCAGAGCTATGGGGTACAGTAAGAAGAAGTCTGAGTCCAGAGCTATGGGGCATGGTAAGGAGAGGGTCTGCTGAGTCCAGAGCTATGGGGCATGGTAAGGAGAGGGTCTGCTGAGTCCAGAGCTATGGGGCATGGTAAGGAGAGGGTCTGCTGAGTCCAGAGCTATGGGGCACAGTAAGGAGAGAGTCTTCTGAGTCCAGAGCTATGGGGCATGGTAAGGAGAGGGTCTGCTGAGTCCAGAGCTATGGGGCATGGTAAGGAAGTCTGGCAATAGcggagaggaaactgaggtgaCTGTAGAAATAGCGACCACTTTGAGAACAGGGGAGGAGGGGGTCAATAGAAGAGCCAGAGGCTGAACTGCTGTAGGATTTGGTGGTTGCAAAACTACTGAGGCattggggctgggaagacaggATAGTAGACACAAAAACTTGGCTACCTTCCCTTCCCCAACATGgaattctgaaaagcagaaaatAGCTGTTTTGGGGAATACTCCTCCAACTCAGGAGGGTCCCCTGAACAAAGATCGCCCTTTCCCCTCCAGTAATCCAATTTCAGGGCCCTGGAAAGACAGGGCAGTTACCTGGGACTCAAAGGGTTAATCTCCAAGAAGTCACtcgggtttctttgtttttgttttgttagtttgggttttggtttttggagacagggtttctctgtgtagccctggctgtcctagaacttgctctgtagaccagactagcctcaaactcacagagatacaactgcgtctgcctcccaagtgctgggattaaaggcgtaagccaccaccagctggctctttgattgttttttgagactgggtctcactatgtatatagccttgtctggcctggaactcaagagatccacctgcctctgcctcctgagtgcagggcttATTTGTTTAGGTATTAACCACAGCCTTTGTGGTCCCCCTCTCTGGGCCTGCCTCTTCCCTGAGCCCCAGAAGGGCAACTTCCCTGAATTTCTTCTCTGGTGTAATTAGCTAGGGCCTTGGGATCCAACCCTACAGCCACTCCCAATTATCCCTTAAGTCAGGAGTCACGGGCTTGCCCTGAAGGACTTTGCATCTCTTTCCCCTGAGGAGACCCAGGGACCACAGGACTTGTCTTTTCCTGCCACACTCCCACATCTAGCTCAGACAAGGGACTTCCTTGTGTCTCAACTTCAGAAAGGTATTCTTATGACCAAATGGTGGAAGGCTGGCCAGGATGAGGGAAGGGTGAGCACAGAGTCAGAGAGGTCAAGATCATTCCACCATCTGAGAGTGTCCCCAGAACTCTGAGAACTCACTCTCCTAATTTCCAAACAACAGTGGGATGAGAGGCACATAAAAATGCAAAGGCCTAAAGAGGGAACTGAGAAGACACTCAAGCTGAACTCCTGGCAGACAGATTTGGAAGCAGGAAACAGGGATGGGACAGGCCAGGACCAGGGCCAGATAGGGGTCTGCAGTAAAGTGAGCCAAGCAGATTTGAGAGCCGAGGTGAAGGCCTCTGAGTTTCTCACTCGATAAGAGTATCATTACAGCACCAAACAGGGATGTAGCCACAGAAGTGAGAtccttgagaaaaaaatgaaaacatcatgtTTGAAAAGTAAGAACTGGAGAAAAGCATGACAGACATCTGTAGGAAGAGCGATGTGTTCCCTCTCGTAAGAGGCAATGGCAGACAACAGGGACCCGAATACCCTCTATACAGACCTATCACACACCAACCGGGACTGTACAGAGGAATACCCTCTACACAGACCTATCACACACCAACCGGGACTGTACAGAGGAAGCACTCTTGGTATATCATAAAAGGAAATCACATCACTCAGCAGGCAGGAAAGGGTTGGTTTCCCAACTCCAAAGGCATCTAGAAGGGCCAATCCATGGAAGTTTGGCCCCGAATGCCCCAACTCAAGTCTCCATTTTTTTGTAAGAGGCATCCCAGGCTCCCAGGCTTTGGATGAGGTGATTATTCCCCCATGTCTTCTTCAGTGATGTCCTAGAGGCCCTAGATTTCATAAAACTTCATCTTACCAGGGAGGGGCATGGAGATACCCTTACATCAGGAGCCACAGACTAGGTCTCTAGAGTCAATATCTCTATGGAAATAGCTCTAGGGACCCAATAATTGAGGGATAAATGCAGAGGCTCCCCAGGGACCAGAGAGAGAAGCCAGATTTCTGTGGTAAGTGATTTCAGTCTAGCTTCTGTCTAGTCGGAGGTTGAGGGGAAACTGAGGGAGGCTTGGGCCAAAAATTGAATGAGCCACAAAGCACAAAAAGGTAAAAAGCTTTTACAAGAAGGTCACGTCATCCTGGCACTGTCCCCAGTACCAATGAGCCTCAAAGCCCTGCTTGGCATCGTCATCCTCTGATAGCTCAGGTGGTCCACCTTGAAGCCCATCTCCTGGGAGCTTCCATGTAGCTGTGAAGCTCCCTAGCGTGGTGGATGTCATGTCCACCTCAGTCCTGGCCCTGTCTTCATTGGGTATAACCTTGGCCCAGTCAATTTCAGGACAGGAAGGCCCAGGGGGTCTTTGTTCATCCAGCTCTCTGGGAGCCACAGTGTCCAAGAAGCTGCCGATAGAGACACTGTCTAGCCGGTCAGTTGAGCTGGTATCTGGCAGGCTGTCCCAACTTCCCCACCTTGAGCGGCCGGGGCTTCCACCTGTCAGGCTATACTGACTGCTGGTGAGACTGCTACAATGGCTGGTCAGTGTTCCCCGCTCCTCCAGCAGCCAACGAACTGCCTCAATACCCTCGTTCAAGGTCACCAGCTGCTGCAGGATCTTCACATCAATAGCTCGAAGGTAAGCCTGAAGAAGTGAGAAAAGAAATTAGTTCCAGGTTCTAGGCTATGAGTTTCCCTAACCTTGTGGCCCAGCCAGCCAtgcttcactttttaaaaacatagacagccaggtggaggtggcacacgcctttaatcccagcacttgggaggcagaggaagatggatctctgtgagttcaaggccagcctggtctacagagctagttctaggacagccaagccagggctatacagagaaatgctgtctcaaaaacaaacaaacaaacaaacaaacaaaacaacaacgacaacaacaaattattcattttacagcATGGGAGCAAGGATTTTGAAATGTGGTCCATTGTGTATTTTCTACAGTGGGGTCCTAGTagatgttaaatattaaaatatgtgacTAGGGGGGCTGCACATGTGTCTCAGTGGAGTGAACACTTGCCTAGGAGGCACTAAGCCCTGGGTTCCCTAGCACCCAATAAATTAGGTTTGGTGATGCACATTTGTAATCCAGGCACttaggagatggaagcaggagggtcagaagctcaaggtcattcttagctatgTCAGCAGTTCAAGATTAGCCTGAgc containing:
- the Lurap1 gene encoding leucine rich adaptor protein 1; its protein translation is MEGIAESQTPDLRDVEGKVGRKTPEGLLRGLRGEWEMGTSGDLLLPGAPSTGHGLGDKIMALRMELAYLRAIDVKILQQLVTLNEGIEAVRWLLEERGTLTSHCSSLTSSQYSLTGGSPGRSRWGSWDSLPDTSSTDRLDSVSIGSFLDTVAPRELDEQRPPGPSCPEIDWAKVIPNEDRARTEVDMTSTTLGSFTATWKLPGDGLQGGPPELSEDDDAKQGFEAHWYWGQCQDDVTFL